The following are from one region of the Methanoculleus caldifontis genome:
- the hpt gene encoding hypoxanthine/guanine phosphoribosyltransferase, whose protein sequence is MLERLIQSLEASPITKRGEYNYFIHPITDGVPLLEPDLLREIGCAMVRCLDLEGVDKIVVCEAMGIHIGVGLSLMTDIPLVVVRKRPYGLPGEVAVHQTTGYSKGELYLNGIEAGDRVVIVDDVCSTGGTMRALIGAIESTGAEIADICVVVGRGDEEIGRPLKVLVKIEVSETRVRVVDTCF, encoded by the coding sequence ATGCTTGAACGTCTTATTCAGTCCCTGGAAGCCTCCCCGATCACGAAGCGGGGAGAGTACAACTACTTCATCCACCCGATCACCGACGGGGTGCCGCTCCTCGAGCCCGACCTCCTCCGCGAGATCGGGTGCGCCATGGTGCGCTGCCTCGACCTTGAGGGCGTCGACAAGATCGTCGTCTGCGAGGCGATGGGGATCCACATCGGCGTCGGACTCTCGCTGATGACCGATATCCCGCTCGTGGTCGTGCGGAAACGCCCCTACGGCCTCCCCGGCGAGGTCGCGGTCCATCAGACGACGGGCTACTCGAAGGGAGAACTCTACCTGAACGGCATCGAGGCGGGCGACCGGGTCGTGATCGTCGACGACGTCTGCAGCACCGGAGGGACCATGCGGGCCCTGATCGGCGCGATCGAGAGCACGGGTGCCGAGATCGCCGATATCTGCGTCGTCGTCGGCCGGGGCGACGAGGAGATCGGCCGGCCGCTCAAGGTCCTGGTCAAGATCGAGGTCTCCGAGACGCGGGTGCGTGTCGTTGATACCTGTTTCTGA
- the mfnA gene encoding tyrosine decarboxylase MfnA gives MRESGCPEEDLFSFLLSKRQEDLGYRNILSSMCTPPHPVAARAHALFLETNLGDPGLFPGTVALEELLVRRLGTLMHHPGAGGYATSGGTESNIQAFRIAKKVKPVKFPNVVVPASGHFSFQKACDILGLEMRVAPLDAEYRMDAEAAAGLVDENTVCIVGIVGTTEYGVIDPIAALSEIALDRDVFLHIDAAFGGMVVPFLENPAPFDFSLPGVASISVDPHKMGMSTIPAGCLLARDPNHFSCLNVETPYLTVKQECTLAGTRPGASVAAAVAVLEYLGMDGMRAVVSGCMENCRRLIEGMETLGYPRAVTPDVNVATFSCENPPAGWRVSRTRGGHMRIVCMPHVTRDVIEAFLNDMSDTHA, from the coding sequence ATGCGTGAGTCTGGGTGTCCTGAGGAAGATCTCTTCTCCTTCCTCCTGTCGAAGCGGCAGGAGGACCTCGGCTACCGTAACATCCTGAGTTCGATGTGCACCCCGCCCCACCCGGTCGCGGCGCGGGCGCACGCCCTCTTCCTCGAGACCAATCTCGGCGACCCGGGACTCTTCCCGGGAACCGTCGCGCTCGAGGAGCTCCTCGTCAGGAGGCTCGGCACCCTGATGCACCACCCCGGTGCAGGGGGCTACGCCACCTCCGGCGGGACAGAGTCGAACATCCAGGCCTTCCGGATCGCGAAGAAGGTAAAACCGGTGAAATTCCCGAACGTGGTGGTCCCGGCCTCCGGCCACTTCTCGTTCCAGAAGGCCTGCGACATCCTGGGGCTCGAGATGCGGGTCGCACCGCTCGATGCGGAGTACCGGATGGACGCGGAGGCGGCGGCCGGCCTTGTGGATGAGAACACGGTCTGCATCGTCGGGATCGTCGGGACGACAGAGTACGGGGTGATCGACCCCATCGCCGCCCTCTCGGAGATCGCCCTCGACCGCGACGTCTTCCTCCACATCGACGCCGCCTTCGGCGGGATGGTCGTCCCGTTCCTCGAGAACCCCGCGCCGTTCGACTTCAGTCTCCCCGGCGTCGCCTCGATCTCCGTCGACCCCCACAAGATGGGGATGAGCACCATCCCGGCGGGCTGCCTCCTCGCCCGGGACCCGAACCACTTCTCGTGTCTCAACGTCGAGACGCCCTACCTGACGGTGAAGCAGGAGTGCACCCTCGCGGGCACCCGGCCCGGCGCCTCGGTCGCGGCGGCCGTCGCCGTCCTTGAGTATCTCGGGATGGACGGGATGCGGGCGGTGGTCTCCGGGTGCATGGAGAACTGCCGCCGGCTCATCGAGGGGATGGAGACGCTCGGCTACCCGCGGGCGGTGACTCCCGACGTCAACGTGGCGACGTTCTCCTGTGAGAATCCGCCCGCCGGCTGGCGTGTCTCGCGGACGCGGGGCGGGCACATGCGGATCGTCTGCATGCCCCACGTCACCCGCGACGTCATCGAGGCATTCCTGAACGATATGAGTGATACCCATGCTTGA
- the ppsA gene encoding phosphoenolpyruvate synthase, protein MKEMPNVLWLEEIKKEDIPSVGGKGASLGEMTSIGLPVPKAFVVTAQAFRKFLVETGIETTLFRRLERLDVDDNGALESVSKEAQDLVMSVEMPDHIREEITDAYTRMGADGTVVAVRSSATAEDLPDASFAGQQETFLNILGEEDLLDAVQRCWASLYGARAVYYRAKQGFDDRSVNIAVVVQELIRSEKSGVMFTSHPVTGEPLTIVEGSWGLGEAVVSGSVSPDNYVFDLRSGRVVDRLIAEKEIMIVPEGRHGTKTVELSAEQRIAPVLSDAEVSRLATLGKIAEDHYGVPQDVEWAIVESDVFILQSRPITTIKRPEIPRNGSAGQQKGPLGVVLVEGQGASPGIASGRVVIVRDVKDTSAVKDGDILVTKMTNPDMVPAMRRVSAIVTDEGGMTCHAAIVSRELGTPAVVGTKKATKVLKDGMIITVDGEKGTIYEGAVEAPAAAAPAVVAAAPAPVITGTLVKVNVSLPEAAQRAAATGADGVGLLRIEHLILGLNKTPGWYIENGKEEEFIAELYGGIKTVLDAFPGKPVWVRTLDAPTDEFRNMEGGHDEPIEHNPMLGWRGIRRDLQSPDQFRLQIEAFKRLWAAGYENLGVMFPMVNHPREFVQARNMMQEWGVDVETATLGVMIEIPSSAILVEDFIKAGIRFASFGTNDLIQYTLAIDRNNENVADMYEPEHPAVLKLIAYAIKACRKHGIECSICGQAGSDPKMVTWLVGQGISSVSANIDAIPRIREAVARKERQILLDAARRNA, encoded by the coding sequence ATGAAGGAAATGCCCAACGTTCTGTGGCTCGAAGAAATTAAAAAGGAAGATATCCCCTCCGTAGGTGGAAAGGGGGCATCTCTCGGCGAGATGACTTCGATTGGTCTCCCCGTGCCGAAAGCGTTTGTGGTGACTGCCCAGGCATTCCGCAAGTTCCTCGTTGAGACCGGGATCGAGACGACGCTCTTCCGCCGGCTGGAGCGCCTCGACGTCGACGACAACGGAGCGCTGGAGTCCGTCTCGAAGGAAGCGCAGGACCTCGTGATGAGCGTCGAGATGCCCGATCACATCCGCGAAGAGATCACCGATGCATACACCCGGATGGGTGCCGATGGAACGGTCGTCGCCGTCCGTTCGAGCGCCACCGCCGAAGACCTGCCTGACGCCAGTTTTGCCGGTCAGCAGGAGACTTTTCTCAATATTCTCGGTGAAGAGGACCTCCTCGATGCGGTCCAGCGCTGCTGGGCCTCGCTCTATGGCGCGCGTGCCGTCTACTACCGGGCAAAGCAGGGGTTCGACGACCGGAGCGTGAACATCGCCGTCGTCGTCCAGGAGCTCATCCGGTCGGAGAAGTCCGGCGTCATGTTCACCTCCCATCCCGTCACCGGCGAGCCCCTGACGATCGTCGAGGGTTCCTGGGGACTCGGAGAGGCCGTCGTCTCAGGCAGCGTCTCCCCCGACAACTACGTCTTTGACCTGCGCTCCGGCCGGGTGGTCGACCGCCTGATCGCCGAGAAGGAGATCATGATCGTGCCGGAGGGCCGGCATGGGACGAAGACCGTCGAACTCTCCGCCGAGCAGCGGATCGCCCCGGTCCTCTCCGACGCGGAAGTATCCCGGCTTGCCACGCTCGGTAAGATCGCCGAAGACCACTACGGCGTCCCGCAGGACGTCGAGTGGGCGATCGTCGAAAGCGACGTCTTCATCCTCCAGTCCCGGCCGATCACGACGATCAAGCGGCCGGAGATCCCCCGTAACGGGTCCGCGGGACAGCAGAAAGGTCCCCTCGGCGTGGTGCTGGTGGAAGGCCAGGGCGCCTCCCCCGGCATCGCGAGCGGCCGGGTCGTGATCGTGCGTGACGTCAAGGACACGAGCGCCGTCAAGGACGGCGACATCCTGGTCACGAAGATGACCAACCCTGACATGGTGCCGGCGATGCGCCGGGTCAGCGCCATCGTCACCGACGAGGGCGGGATGACCTGTCACGCGGCGATCGTGAGCCGCGAGCTCGGCACCCCCGCGGTCGTCGGGACCAAGAAGGCGACCAAGGTCTTGAAGGACGGAATGATCATCACCGTCGACGGCGAGAAGGGCACCATCTACGAGGGAGCGGTCGAGGCCCCGGCGGCGGCCGCACCGGCAGTTGTGGCGGCAGCGCCCGCCCCGGTCATCACCGGGACGCTCGTCAAGGTGAACGTCTCCCTGCCTGAGGCCGCACAGCGAGCCGCAGCCACCGGCGCGGACGGCGTCGGCCTCCTCCGGATCGAGCACCTCATCCTCGGCCTGAACAAGACCCCCGGCTGGTATATCGAGAACGGGAAGGAAGAGGAGTTCATCGCCGAGCTCTACGGCGGCATCAAGACCGTCCTCGACGCTTTCCCGGGCAAACCCGTCTGGGTCCGGACGCTCGACGCTCCGACCGACGAGTTCCGGAACATGGAAGGCGGCCACGACGAGCCGATCGAGCACAACCCGATGCTCGGCTGGCGCGGGATCCGCCGCGACCTCCAGAGCCCCGACCAGTTCCGCCTCCAGATCGAGGCCTTCAAGAGGCTCTGGGCCGCGGGCTACGAGAACCTCGGCGTGATGTTCCCGATGGTCAACCACCCGAGGGAATTCGTCCAGGCGCGGAACATGATGCAGGAGTGGGGTGTCGACGTGGAGACGGCGACCCTCGGCGTCATGATCGAGATCCCGAGCAGCGCCATCCTGGTCGAGGACTTCATAAAGGCCGGGATCCGGTTCGCCTCCTTCGGGACGAACGACCTCATCCAGTACACGCTCGCCATCGACCGGAACAACGAGAACGTCGCGGACATGTACGAGCCCGAGCACCCCGCCGTGCTCAAACTGATCGCCTACGCGATCAAAGCCTGCCGGAAGCACGGCATCGAGTGCTCCATCTGCGGCCAGGCCGGCTCCGACCCCAAGATGGTGACCTGGCTTGTCGGGCAGGGGATCAGCAGCGTCTCGGCGAACATCGACGCGATCCCCCGTATCCGCGAGGCCGTAGCGCGGAAAGAACGGCAGATCCTTCTTGATGCGGCGAGAAGAAATGCGTGA
- the serA gene encoding phosphoglycerate dehydrogenase — MKYRVLVSDPLADEGIDILKGFADVDVNTGLTEDQLVDIIGNYDALLVRSGTEVTARVIDAGSKLKFIGRAGAGVDNIDTEAATRRGIIVANAPEGNTLAATEHTMAMMLSLARNIPQATASLKKGEWKRSKFMGVELNDKVLGIMGFGRIGREVAKRAQAMEMKCIAYDPFITKERAASLGVETVPLDELFRRADVITVHTPLIKETRHVINTETIATMKDGVRLINCARGGIIDEQALADAIASGKVAGAALDVFENEPPTDSPLLGLDKVIVTPHLGASTVEAQKNVAISVANQCISVLEGGAAKYVVNAPMIPAEQQALVEPYAVLAQKMGSLLIQLTEGRLESLEITYGGEAAALPNTKFITRVILKGLLDPILQVPVNIVNAEFVAKERGIRLSETTTEEAQGFRNIINITAKTDRMTESVSGSVSGPNRARIVSIGGYMTDLTPTGHVVISRHTDKPGVIGKAATILGRVNVNIAGMQVGRHKPGEEALMVLTVDSAVPADAMAEIRKIDGIQTAKHAKI; from the coding sequence GTGAAATATAGAGTGCTGGTCAGCGACCCGCTGGCAGATGAAGGGATTGACATCCTGAAGGGATTTGCCGATGTGGATGTCAACACCGGGCTGACCGAGGATCAGCTCGTTGATATCATCGGGAATTACGATGCCCTCCTGGTACGGTCGGGCACCGAGGTTACGGCGCGTGTCATCGACGCGGGGTCGAAACTCAAGTTTATCGGCCGTGCCGGGGCAGGGGTCGACAATATCGATACCGAGGCGGCGACCCGCAGGGGGATCATCGTCGCGAACGCTCCCGAAGGCAACACCCTCGCGGCCACGGAGCACACGATGGCCATGATGCTCTCGCTCGCGCGCAACATCCCCCAGGCGACCGCGTCCTTGAAGAAGGGCGAATGGAAGCGCTCGAAGTTCATGGGCGTCGAGCTGAACGACAAGGTCCTCGGCATCATGGGGTTCGGGCGTATCGGGCGCGAGGTGGCGAAGCGTGCTCAGGCTATGGAGATGAAGTGCATCGCCTACGACCCGTTCATCACGAAGGAGCGTGCGGCAAGCCTCGGTGTCGAGACGGTGCCGCTCGATGAGCTCTTCCGGAGAGCGGACGTCATCACGGTCCACACGCCGCTGATCAAGGAGACGCGCCACGTCATCAACACCGAGACGATCGCCACGATGAAGGACGGCGTCCGGCTGATCAACTGCGCCCGCGGCGGGATCATCGACGAGCAGGCGCTCGCGGACGCGATCGCGAGCGGCAAGGTCGCCGGTGCGGCGCTCGACGTCTTCGAGAACGAGCCCCCGACGGACTCCCCGCTCCTCGGCCTCGATAAGGTCATCGTCACCCCGCACCTCGGCGCAAGCACGGTCGAGGCGCAGAAGAACGTCGCGATATCGGTCGCAAACCAGTGCATCAGCGTCCTTGAGGGCGGCGCGGCGAAGTACGTGGTGAACGCGCCGATGATCCCCGCGGAGCAGCAGGCACTCGTCGAGCCGTACGCAGTCCTCGCGCAGAAGATGGGGAGCCTCCTCATCCAGCTCACCGAAGGAAGGCTCGAGTCGCTCGAGATCACCTACGGCGGCGAGGCGGCAGCCCTGCCGAACACGAAGTTCATCACCCGCGTCATCTTAAAGGGTCTGCTCGACCCGATCCTGCAGGTGCCGGTCAACATCGTGAACGCGGAGTTCGTCGCGAAGGAGCGCGGCATCCGGCTGAGCGAGACGACGACGGAGGAAGCCCAGGGATTCCGGAACATCATCAACATCACCGCCAAAACCGACAGGATGACCGAGTCGGTGAGCGGGAGTGTCTCGGGCCCGAACCGCGCGCGGATCGTGAGCATCGGCGGCTACATGACCGACCTGACCCCGACCGGCCACGTCGTCATCTCCCGCCACACCGACAAGCCGGGCGTCATCGGCAAGGCCGCGACGATCCTCGGCCGGGTGAACGTGAACATCGCCGGGATGCAGGTGGGACGCCACAAGCCCGGCGAAGAGGCGTTGATGGTCCTGACGGTCGATTCCGCGGTGCCGGCCGACGCGATGGCGGAGATCAGGAAGATCGACGGCATCCAGACGGCAAAGCACGCCAAGATCTGA
- a CDS encoding cysteine hydrolase family protein, with product MEKVRILQIGDMQNGFTQEDGNLYVKGAQDIIAPANDFLRRVRDGVFDRTLIILDTHFAEEYSRTEEGKVFPVHCEYGTDDWELAIDVSGLPNKRYLTKNRFDMWSEKRSEDTPFNDPGRKAAHENLFHFVDNPYEPGERVAREEYVRAISPGRNLAGVEVTLFGVASDYCNRYAMEGWLERGASVTIVQDLTKGIEKETPQVLDEPQYRQYIGSRLRAVDSVGYLRELADSVVQNATGYS from the coding sequence ATGGAGAAGGTGCGGATACTACAGATAGGCGATATGCAGAACGGGTTTACACAGGAAGACGGGAACCTCTACGTCAAAGGCGCTCAAGATATCATTGCCCCGGCAAACGATTTTCTACGCCGGGTTAGAGACGGCGTTTTCGATCGTACGTTGATCATACTGGACACCCACTTTGCAGAAGAGTACAGCCGGACCGAAGAAGGCAAAGTATTCCCCGTCCACTGCGAATATGGCACAGACGACTGGGAGTTGGCGATCGATGTCTCCGGTCTGCCGAATAAGCGGTATCTAACAAAGAATCGATTCGATATGTGGAGCGAAAAGAGGTCGGAGGACACGCCGTTCAATGACCCCGGGCGGAAGGCTGCGCATGAGAACCTGTTTCATTTTGTAGACAACCCCTATGAACCGGGAGAGAGGGTTGCCCGCGAAGAGTACGTCCGAGCAATCAGTCCCGGCCGCAACCTCGCCGGCGTCGAAGTTACCCTGTTCGGCGTGGCCTCGGACTACTGCAACCGCTACGCCATGGAAGGCTGGCTTGAGCGAGGCGCCAGCGTAACGATCGTTCAGGATCTGACGAAAGGGATCGAGAAAGAGACGCCGCAGGTACTCGACGAACCTCAATACCGGCAGTACATCGGCAGCAGACTGAGAGCCGTCGATAGTGTCGGATACTTAAGGGAACTGGCTGATTCTGTCGTACAGAACGCCACCGGATACTCGTAA
- a CDS encoding DUF4013 domain-containing protein — MSINYQRALEDSFDYTRDALRGGLVRWLQLIACIVVFPLIYGYFVRIMRGDAPDLGGWGRLFSDGLKLLVVYLAYIGLMLLAATALMGGAGILGGQGLVAAVAALAAFVFFLVIWLVMQMAAVRFAKTGSLRAAFDIPAVLAQIRTIGWGSYIFSQIILQLVLMIFTMVLVFLVVTVAGIVGLFAGIVGILLVPVLMLAVSLAIYIFQYRYNTLVYESGEATSGFPPVTA; from the coding sequence GTGTCCATAAACTACCAGCGGGCCCTCGAGGACTCGTTCGATTATACGCGGGACGCTCTCCGTGGAGGTCTGGTGCGCTGGCTCCAGCTCATCGCCTGTATCGTCGTGTTCCCGCTCATCTACGGCTACTTCGTCCGGATCATGCGGGGAGACGCGCCCGACCTCGGTGGCTGGGGCAGGCTTTTTTCCGACGGCCTGAAGCTGCTCGTCGTCTACCTCGCCTACATCGGGCTGATGCTCCTCGCCGCGACGGCCCTGATGGGAGGTGCCGGCATCCTCGGGGGGCAGGGGCTCGTTGCCGCCGTCGCCGCTCTCGCAGCCTTCGTCTTCTTCCTCGTCATCTGGCTCGTCATGCAGATGGCGGCGGTGCGGTTTGCGAAGACCGGGTCGCTCCGCGCAGCGTTCGACATCCCCGCTGTCCTCGCTCAGATCCGTACGATCGGCTGGGGCTCGTATATCTTCTCCCAGATCATCCTCCAGCTCGTCCTCATGATCTTTACGATGGTCCTCGTCTTCCTGGTCGTCACCGTCGCGGGCATCGTCGGGCTTTTTGCAGGTATCGTCGGGATTCTCCTCGTTCCCGTCCTCATGCTCGCGGTATCCCTGGCGATCTACATCTTCCAGTATCGCTATAACACCCTCGTCTACGAGAGCGGGGAGGCGACCTCCGGTTTCCCGCCGGTGACGGCGTAG
- a CDS encoding DUF2341 domain-containing protein, which yields MKRALSLLVTVLMVAGASVPVVSALKPGTAASSVNVAGNLFSGTRISVAGKPGTPWKRVDSSEAPWWSTAWLYRVPVAVTGPSPADGSPHREVVLFRPGMRAEFDDLRFVTEDGTVLDHWKETYVASDSAVVRVYLPAGATSIWMYYGDAFAPGPMRVSGEGLRRPGFFSGGRLRHPAGTGPAFAYGTAQMTPSWRRLP from the coding sequence GTGAAGAGAGCTCTGTCTCTCCTTGTAACGGTACTGATGGTGGCCGGGGCGAGCGTCCCGGTCGTGAGCGCGTTAAAGCCAGGTACAGCCGCATCAAGCGTGAACGTCGCCGGAAACCTCTTCTCCGGTACGAGAATTTCTGTAGCCGGGAAGCCCGGCACGCCATGGAAGCGTGTCGACTCCTCTGAAGCGCCATGGTGGAGCACCGCATGGCTCTACCGGGTGCCGGTCGCCGTCACCGGCCCGTCCCCGGCCGACGGGTCTCCTCACCGCGAGGTCGTCCTATTCCGTCCCGGGATGCGGGCCGAATTCGACGACCTCCGGTTCGTCACCGAGGACGGTACCGTCCTCGACCACTGGAAGGAGACCTACGTGGCTTCGGACTCGGCGGTCGTCCGGGTCTACCTCCCCGCCGGTGCGACCTCGATCTGGATGTACTACGGGGATGCATTCGCCCCGGGCCCGATGCGTGTATCGGGCGAAGGCCTTCGGCGTCCCGGATTCTTCTCCGGCGGCCGGCTCCGGCACCCTGCCGGGACCGGGCCGGCATTCGCCTACGGTACGGCGCAGATGACCCCCTCGTGGCGACGGTTGCCATGA
- a CDS encoding acyltransferase, translated as MVWFSEVEHLRGFAALAVIAVHVSMNYTVIPVVNLLALLDVFVYIAAHFAVPVFIVISGWVLAARYAGEYSIREFYRRRAKTILIPYLFFSALYLMVTVEGAFGFAGVPSPERVAEALLLGTAAYHLWFFVLIIQLYLLFPLIVRGYDFFDRGGAALYLLLSLLFLQVLWNAGAHLLGAFAGTEWYTVLIRLFVSHLFYFVLGIHVARHTGGFRSALRSLSPAGMIAAAGGGALLLGGIWMAAVLHYGSIGGSSLAVFCVYRLLEPLYYVPVVAVLVLAAWRLEEGGGRSAGALRSFGEHSYGVYLVHPLVIAAGAAAWASLTGLSWADWLTYPVIFAAAAVVSYVVVRGLSGVPYAGYLIGGSRVRMGP; from the coding sequence GTGGTCTGGTTTTCAGAGGTCGAGCATCTGCGGGGGTTTGCCGCCCTCGCCGTGATCGCCGTTCATGTCTCGATGAACTACACCGTGATCCCCGTCGTGAACCTTCTCGCCCTCCTCGACGTCTTCGTCTACATCGCCGCCCACTTCGCGGTCCCGGTCTTCATCGTCATATCCGGGTGGGTGCTCGCGGCGCGGTATGCGGGCGAGTACTCGATCCGCGAGTTCTACCGCCGCCGGGCGAAGACGATCCTCATCCCCTACCTCTTCTTCTCCGCCCTCTACCTCATGGTGACGGTCGAGGGGGCGTTCGGGTTTGCCGGCGTCCCCTCTCCGGAGAGGGTGGCGGAAGCCCTCCTCCTTGGGACCGCCGCCTACCACCTCTGGTTCTTCGTTTTGATCATCCAGCTCTACCTCCTCTTCCCGCTGATCGTCCGGGGCTACGACTTCTTCGACCGGGGAGGGGCGGCGCTCTACCTCCTCCTTTCGCTCCTCTTCCTCCAGGTCCTCTGGAACGCGGGGGCCCACCTCCTCGGAGCCTTCGCGGGCACGGAGTGGTACACGGTCCTGATCCGGCTCTTTGTCTCGCACCTCTTCTACTTCGTCCTCGGCATCCACGTCGCCCGGCATACCGGGGGGTTCCGGTCGGCGCTCCGGTCCCTCTCTCCCGCGGGGATGATCGCCGCGGCGGGCGGGGGCGCCCTCCTCCTCGGCGGCATCTGGATGGCGGCCGTACTCCACTATGGGAGTATCGGAGGGTCTTCGCTCGCGGTCTTCTGCGTCTACCGGCTCCTCGAACCCCTCTACTACGTCCCGGTCGTCGCGGTGCTCGTCCTCGCGGCCTGGCGGCTGGAGGAGGGCGGCGGCCGCTCTGCGGGCGCTCTCCGGTCCTTCGGGGAGCACTCCTACGGGGTCTACCTCGTCCACCCCCTCGTCATCGCCGCCGGTGCAGCCGCCTGGGCCTCCCTCACAGGGTTGTCGTGGGCCGACTGGCTGACCTATCCGGTGATCTTCGCGGCGGCGGCCGTGGTGAGTTACGTGGTGGTGCGGGGGCTGTCGGGAGTCCCGTACGCCGGGTACCTGATCGGGGGATCAAGGGTGCGGATGGGTCCGTGA
- a CDS encoding PPC domain-containing DNA-binding protein: MQYSEGQVGRVFTVRIDDGEDFIREIRRFVAAMNIQSGMVHFLGAARNATLVTGPKEMVIPPTPRREEIFGGWELLGFATIHPGVEGPSLHIHTVAGRGIRSLAGCLREKAEVYLVVEAIVTEFVGISARRLPDEKTGVDLPVFDRALP; the protein is encoded by the coding sequence ATGCAGTACTCTGAAGGACAGGTCGGAAGGGTCTTCACCGTCAGGATCGACGACGGGGAGGACTTCATCAGGGAGATCAGGCGTTTTGTCGCGGCAATGAACATCCAGAGCGGGATGGTCCACTTCCTCGGCGCCGCCCGGAACGCGACGCTGGTGACGGGGCCAAAGGAGATGGTCATCCCGCCGACGCCGCGGCGGGAGGAGATCTTCGGGGGCTGGGAACTCCTCGGCTTTGCGACCATCCATCCCGGCGTCGAGGGACCGTCCCTCCATATCCACACCGTGGCGGGGAGGGGGATCCGGTCGCTCGCCGGGTGCCTCCGCGAGAAGGCGGAGGTCTACCTGGTGGTCGAGGCGATCGTCACGGAGTTCGTCGGGATCTCCGCCCGGAGACTCCCCGACGAGAAGACCGGCGTCGACCTGCCGGTCTTTGACCGGGCACTCCCATGA